The DNA window AAAAGATCAGGCAGTTAGCGGATGGATCAATGGATTTATAGGGGTTTTGCTCTTTAGCGGTTCAATGCCGGCCACCAAATTGGCGGTCATGGAAATGGATCCCATCTTTGTAACGATTGCAAGGGCCGTTATTGCCGGAATACTGGCGCTATCGGTTTTACTAATTTATAAAGAGAAGCGTCCTGTCAAAAACCAGCTCTTTTCATTGGTGTTGGTGGCGATTGGCTGTGTTATAGGATTTCCGTTGCTGTCATCATTAGCATTGCAGTATCTTACTTCCGCACATTCCATTGTATTTTTGGGAATGCTCCCTTTAGCTACTGCTATTTTCGGAGTCCTTCGTGGAGGAGAAAGACCGCATCCTGTATTTTGGTTCTTTTCTGTGATTGGAAGTCTTTTGGTCATTGGTTACGCTTATTCTCAAGGTATTTCGGCTTCGCCAATCGGTGACGTTCTGATGCTTTTGGCTGTTATTTTATGCGGACTTGGCTATGCTGAAGGAGCGAAACTTTCAAAAACACTTGGCGGATGGCAGGTTATTTCATGGGCTCTTGTGATCTCTTTACCAATTATGTTGCCCCTATTTTTTATTTATTTTCCAATCAACCTCGAAACCGTAAGCTTTAAAGGGTGGTTCGGGTTAGGATATATTTCACTTTTTAGCATGTTTATCGGATTTATTTTCTGGTATAAAGGATTAGCGCAAGGCGGAATTACTTCTGTAGGACAACTTCAGCTATTACAGCCTTTCTTTGGGTTGGCGCTTGCTGCTTATCTTCTTCATGAACAGGTAAGCATGGGCATGCTAGGCGTTACTGTCGGTGTTATTTTGTGCGTTGTAGGAACAAAGAAATTTGCGAAATAAGTAATCAAGGATCATCTCAAATTATTTAAAAATGAAAAGATAAAAAACACCAATTGTACCCATAATAAATTTTAAAACCCGTTTTACTTCATAGTAGACGGGTTTTGTCTTTTGTGAAAAAAATTATCGGCGGAATTTTTGAAATCAGGACTTCATATAGAAATAGTGGAGTTACCGGTTGTTAACATGACTCAGATCATAAAAAAGTGATTTATTTAAACATATCTTTAACTTCTTAATTATCAGTAATGTTTCTTATGTACTAAAAAGAAACTCGTTCTGAAATATCAGATAAAAACTTCAGATCATAACTATATAATCGGAATAGGCTGTAGAATAAGAAGGCTAAACTCTCCTTACAATAAACCCTAATAGCTTGTTCTGTAGGGCTTATTTAATCTTGAAATCAAAATATATGGACTGTCAAAAAATAATAAGAACCCTGAAGCATAAGGACTTTATAAAAGTTGCAAATGATGGTAAATGGTTTGAAAACGGAGCGGCGATTTACGCCAAAGAAATAAAAGAAAATATCTTTTTATTATTCATTATCCTGAAAGATATTGATATTGACAACATTCAGGCACTTATTGCTCATTTCGACTGTTTTAATAGTATTGGGTCAAAAAAGCCGGAACAGATCATGTTTCACCTTTCTATCAAGGATAAGGACGATCTCCATTATTTTGAACAGTACTTAAAAGCATCTGCTAACTAATAACCTTTAATATATGATATTTGAAAATGAAACTTTGCAACATTCAGCATTGAGCGGTAAAAATAATATGCTGGAGAATGAATCTTTATTTCCGGTTATTATTAACTCTTACGGAGTTACTGCTTTCCTGATTAAATCTCTGGAAAAGATCAAAAACAATGCAAAATGTGAAATCCTCAAGAAAGTGATTGATACCTATATGAATGAATATATCCTTCATATCAGGGATTTTCACACCAATAATACCAAAGAAATCAGTGAAATGGATACTGAAATACGGTTTGAATCACCTTCTTTCACTTTATATGCGAAAACAGCTTATTACAAAGTACTGAAAGAAGAAGAATATATTACAAGAATACTCCATGTTCTGGAAAACGGTAAAACTGAATAATTTGTTTATTAAAACGCCTTATTAATTGCTTTACAATACACCAACCACTAAAAGAATAGAAATTATGAAAACTAACAAACAAAACAATGAAAAGGCTGATCAACTGAAATTGCACACCACTTCTAATGACAATGAAAAATTAACTACGAATCAGGGACTAAAGATTAATAATAATCAAGATTCCTTAAAAGCCGGTGAAAGGGGGCCTTCATTACTGGAAGATTTTATTCTTAGGGAAAAAATTACGCATTTTGATCATGAACGAATCCCTGAAAGAGTTGTCCATGCACGTGGTTCCGGCGCGCACGGCATTTTTAAACTCCATAAAAACCTTGCAGAATATACAAAAGCCGGATTTCTAACACAAGTGGATAAAGAAACTCCTGTTTTTGTAAGATTTTCAACCGTTGCCGGAAGTAAGGGAAGCACCGATCTTGCAAGGGATGTACGAGGTTTTGCTATAAAATTTTATACGGAAGAAGGTAATTATGACCTGGTTGGTAATAATATGCCTGTATTTTTTATTCAGGATGCCATGAAATTCCCGGATCTTGTGCATGCTGTAAAACCTGAACCGGATAACGAAATACCGCAGGCTGCTTCTGCACACGATACCTTCTGGGATTTTATCTCACTGATGCCTGAAAGTATGCATATGATTATGTGGCTGATGAGCGACAGGGCTATTCCACGAAGTTTGAGGATGATGGAGGGATTTGGAGTACATTCTTATAAATTCATTAATGAAGAAGGAAAGGCACATTTTGTGAAATTCCACTTTAAGCCTAAATTAGGAGTACATTCCGTAGCCTGGAACGAAGCGCAGGCTATTTCAGGTGTGGATTCCGATTTTCATAAAAGAGACCTTTGGGAAGCTATTGAAAACGGAGATTATCCCGAGTGGGATTTCGGAGTACAGCTGATTCCTGAAGAAGATGAGCATCAATTCGATTTTGATCTCCTGGATCCTACAAAATTGGTTCCCGAAGATGAAGTTCCCGTAGAAATTGTAGGAACATTAACCTTGACCAGAAATCCTGATAACTTTTTTGCAGAAACAGAGCAGGTGGCCTTTCATCCTGGACATATTGTTCCAGGGATTGATTTTTCCAATGATCCATTGTTACAGGGAAGATTGTTTTCTTACACAGATACTCAATTATCAAGATTAGGATCCCCGAATTTTCATGAAATTCCTATTAACAGGTCTGTTAATACCGTTCATAATAATCAGCGGGACGGTCATATGAGGCAGCAGATTGTAAAAGGTAAAAGCAGCTATGATCCCAATTCAACAGGGGGTGGATGCCCTTTCCAGGCAATGATGTCTGAAGGCGGTTTTACTTCTCATCAGGAAAGGGTCTCCGGCGCAAAGATCAGAGAAAGAAGTAAAAGCTTTGTAGATCATTATTCTCAGGCTAAATTATTCTACAACAGCCAATCTAATCCTGAAAAACAACATCTTCAGAACGCATTGGTTTTTGAATTGTCAAAAGTGACCATTCCTGAAGTAAGAGAAAGGGTAGTAGGACAGCTGGCCTTCATCAATAATTCTCTGGCATCGAAGGTAGCCGAGAAACTGGGAGTTCAAGTTAAAAAGCTGAAATGGCCTAATCAGAGTCTCCCTGCAGACAGCAATAAGGCAGAACTTCAAAGTGAAGAGAAAGAGCCTAAAACCAAGGCTTCTGATACACTCAGTATGCAAAATACAGTTAAGAATACAATTAAAAGCCGAAAGATAGGGTTTATCATAGCTAACGGATGTGATGCCAAAGCTATCAATCAGCTGAAAAAGACAATTGAGCAAAATGGAGCAAAAGTTGAATTAATTGCGCCAAGTCTTGCTAAAGTAAAAGCCGATGACGGATCGGAGCTTACCCCAAAACATTCACTTACAAGTACAGCCAGCGTATGTTTTGATGCCCTTTTTATAGGTTCCGGGAAACAAGCTGTGAAAGAACTGATGGTTCCTGAAAACAGGCATCTTGTGCTGCATTTTATTAATGAGGCCTATAAACATTGTAAAGCTATTTACTTTGGTACCGATACAGAAGATCTGTATCACAACAGTAATGTTGCCACCAAAAAACATGATGATCCAGCGATCATTACATGGGAAGATGCCACTCCAGGGGATAAATTTATCAGTGCTATAGAAAAGCACAGAGTCTGGGATCTTGAAACGGAGAGAAACACTTAGTCACAAAAACAAAATATCCTTTACACCACCAATATAAAAGCTGCTGTTTATGTTTATTCAGCAGCTTTTCAATCAGACTATCGTTCTGATTTTCAGTTTTATATTAATTGATTTTAAATTTAAAGTTATGGAATTTCAAAAAAATCTTCTCGAATATATAAGTCAATCACTGATGACCACCGGCGAAACTATTTCAATGGCCGAAAGCGTTACATCAGGATGCTTACAGCTGGCCTTTTCGCAAATGCCGAATGCTTCTTTATTTTACAAAGGCGGAATGACGACCTATACCTTACCGGAAAAAGTGAGATTGCTAAAGGTTAATAGACTGGAAGCTGAAGAATATGATTGTGTCTCCTCAGATATCGCAGAAACAATGGCATTAAAGGTGGCCAAGTTGTATGAATCTGATTGGTCCATCGCAACTACAGGATACTGTACTCCGATCCGAAATTCCGGATATAAAATTTTTGCCTATTTCTCATTTTCATACAAAGGCGAAATTATCCTTACTAAAAAGCTGGAATTGCATCCCAAAACACAAGCCCTCAATGCTCAGCTATATTACACGGAATTTATTTTAGGATGCTTTAAAAGTGAGTTGAACAGGTTTTTAATTTTAAAATAAAAACAGAGGAAATTAGCATCACTATTTATCATGAAACAGCTTGATTCTTATTTAATCTTGGCTTGGTTTTCATGACCGTAAAATAGGATGAAGTAAATGCTGAAAGACTTTGATAGCCCACTTTATAAGCTACTTCACTTAAAGTATATTGTTGAGCATCTATCAGCTCAATACTTTTTAGAATTCTGGTCAATTGATGATATTTTTGCAGGGTAATTCCCGTTTCATTTTTGAACGTTCTCTGTAGACTTCTCACAGACATTTGTGCCTTTTCGGCTAAGGAATCAATGTCCAGATTATATTTAAAATTAGAATTGATATCCTGGCAAACGGGAATCAATCTGGTGTCTGCGGGGACGGGGATTTCCAGTCTGTTGCTTTCTTTGCAGAAATTGGGAAGACTTTTCAAAATCGCTTTGAAAAAAATATCCTGTTCTTCATTCTCAATGAGGGATTTATTCCACTTTGAAGCATACAGCAACATTTCTTTGAGAACAGGAGGAACCGAAAAAACGTGAACATTCCGGTAAAAATCATCTTCAAAAACCGATTTGAATAAAAAAAGCATCAGGTTTACCGTTTTTGCTTCTGACGTTATTTTATGCGCTTTTCCGGAAGGAATCCAGATCACATGATGCTGAGGAACCAGATAAATTCTCTGGTCAATATGAAAGTACTGATAACCGTCTTCCACAAAAGTGAGTTGAGCACGTTGATGTACATGCTCGTAATCGTCATGTTTCCAGTTGTTTTCACGCCATACGTAAGCTTCTTTTTCAATCGTGTCTACAAACAGGTTCTGCTTTTCTTCAGTCAGGCCACATTTCATATTGTCGTTTTGTATATATTTTTTGGCAAATTTAATAAAAACGACAATACTAATTTTGTAACATCAATGTAATAGATAATTTCATTCATTGCTTTTTTATCATACATTAAACAAAAAATATCAACTTATATCTTATTCAGAATGAAAAAACTATGTTCTTTTTTTATTTTATTTTTACTGTTAAATACCACCAACATCATGGCACAAAATAAAGCTAAAATATTGGTTCTTATCCATTCAGACAATGGTGGAACCTACGAACTGGCCAAGGAAATTGCTAAAGGAATTGAAAGTGAAAACAATGCTAATTCCTATATCAAGCTGGTTAAAGCATCTCAAAATCCTGCTCTCAAAGATCTGCCTGTAGCTACGGTAGACGAGCTTACGTCTTATGACGGGATAGCCTTTGGGTCACCTGTTTATTGCGGAAATATCAGCACCGGAATGAGCGAATTTTTATCAAAAACCGTTCAGCTTTGGACGAACCATGGATTGGAGGGAGTTCCTGCAACGGTTTTCATGTCTGCAGGAAGCGGAGCCGGAAAAGAACTGGCACTTCAGGCCTTCTGGAACAGCCTTGCCGTACACGGAATGGTATTGGTTTCTAACGGGATAAGAGGGACAGAAGAACTTAATAAATCGATTCCACAAGGAAACACAGTTCTCGGAGTAACTAGTATGGCTTCTTTAAAAGATGTGGAAAGACCTACCAAAGGAGAAAGACGTCTGGCAGAGCTTCAGGGACAGCATTTTGCAAAAGTAGCGTTTGCTTTAAAAGATACCCACTCTAAAAAGGGAATTCCTGTGGTTGAGAATCAACAGAATTTTAATGACATTTTAAAACAAAAAAATATTGTTCTTCCGCAGGTTCCAAAGCCGGCCGGTAACTATAAACCGTTTGTCCGTTCTGGAAATCTTGTATTCATCAATCAGGTGGCTTTGAAAGATGGAAAAATACTTAATCCGGGGAAACTAGGCGTTGAAGTGAATGAACAGCAGGTAAAAGACGCTACAAAAGTAACGATGCTTAATGTTTTATCTGTCCTGAAAGAAGCTGTGGGAGGCGACCTGGGAAAAGTTAAGCAATGCGTACAGTTAACGGGAATTTTCAATACGAAAGATGATTATACCGAACATGCTGATCTGATGAATATTGCTTCTGATCTGACTGTTGAAGTCTTTGGAGACAAAGGAAAGCACGCAAGAGCAACGTTTGGGGCATCTTCTATTCCTGTGAATTCTTCGGTGGAGATCCAGGCTGTTTTTGAAGTTGAGTAACTTTACAACAAACAAATAAGATCTGTGGGAGTGGTAATAAATCTCTCGCAGATCTTGCTGATTTCGCAGATGATTATTGGTAAAACCCTACAAATCATCCTGTGTAAAGTAAAATCTGCGAAATCAGCATAATCTGCGAGCACTTTTAAATTTAACTATAAGATCTGTGGGAGTGGTAATAAATCTCTCGCAGATCTTGCTGATTTCGCAGATGATTGAGTGAAAAATATATAAATGATTAAATACGAAATAGAATCTGCATTATCTGCCAAATCTGCGAGCATTTCTAAAATTTGCAGGAGAAGAAATACATAATTAGCGAGGACTTACATTAACAAAGCCGCGAAAAGACTTCAGCAATAATCGGTATACTTTGTTCCAGTTGTTCTTCCGAAAGAGCTCCGTAGCTAAGTCTGAATCCATTAACCTCATTCCGGCTGTACTGACTGGGATGAATAATTTTAATATTTTTTTCAAGCAGTAAAGTTGTGGCTTTATTCCAGTCTAATCTGGTTTTTGGAACTATCCAAAAAGCGAGACCACCTTCAGGCAAAGTAAAATCAGCAATATCTTTGAAATTCTTTTTTAAAAGTTCAAATACAAAGTCTCTTTTGTTTTTATAATGAACTGTTGCTTTTTTGATGTGTTTTTTTACTGCACCTTCTTTAATCAGTTGCAAAACTGCCTGTTCCATAATTACATCTCCATGTACATCGATAATCTTTCTCAGACTTCCAATTTTTTTGAGTAATTCCTGGTTCTTAGTTGCCAGATAGCCAATTCTAAGAGCTGGTGCAACTACTTTGCTTAATGTTCCTATATACACATAATTATTGAGCTCCGGAAAGCTTGAAATGGGTAAAATAGGACGGTATCCAAAATGAAATTCATTGTCGTAATCATCTTCGATAATGGTTATGTGATGTTGATTACACAGTTCGATCAATCTTAACCTTTTGGACAAACTTAAAGTAACTGTGGTAGGATATTGCCGGTGAGGAGTAATGTAAATAGCTTTAATGTTTTGATGTTGATGCAAAAGCTTTTCAATTTCTTCAACATTAATTCCGTCCTGATCTACCGGAACAGGCAAAAGCTGTGCGCCTGCATATTCAAAAGCCTGCCATGCCGGTTGATAGCCCGGATCTTCCACAATTATATAATCTCCTGAACTCAAAAGACTTTGAGCTGTTAAAAACATTCCCATCTGACTTCCTCTTGTAATGGAGATTTCATTTTCATGAATCTGCATTCCCCGTTGATGATTCAACATCCGGGAAATCATTTTCCTGAATTCAATATCACCGTGTTCATCTGCATAACCCATCATCTGCCATTTGGCTTTTATGCTGAAAATCTGCCGGTATGCTCTGGCCAATTCCGTTACAGGAGCAATTTTACTGTCAGGATGACCATCATCAAAATTAATTAAAGCACTGTTTGGAAGGATTGATTGATCCTGAGCGTCCTTAGTATGATTTGTTCTTTTTTTATGAAGAGCAGGAAGTTGATCAGAAACAAAAATTCCTTTACGTTCTTTGGAAATCACCCATTCTTCATTGATCAGAACCTGATATGCTTCTACAACAGTATTTCTGTTAATTGTAAGCATAGTCGCCAGGTTTCTGCTGCCGGGGAGCGCATCTCCGGGTTTCAATCTGCCTGAACGAATATCAGCAATAATGGTATCTGCAATCTGTAAATAAATTGCTTTGTCAAGCTTTTTATCAATTTCAAATTCTAATTTCCAAGGTCGAAGCATCTGGACTATCTATTTATATAAAAACTGAATCATTAAAACAGTCCAAATATAAAATAATTTTGTCATGCAATAAAGCACAAAACCAATAAAATTTTAAAGTCATGGACAAAAAAGAGTTCAGTTCAAAAGATTTCCACGAAACGTTTGCAAGACCAAAGTATGCAAAACCAAGCCATTTAATTCACAAGAATGTAGAAAATGCAGGTGAACACAATCAATTTTCAACAGAAAGGAAACATCCGGTTTTCTTTGTAGATCTTCCGAGCAAAAATGTAAGTATGACTATTGGTGGACTACTGCCAGGACAGCAAACGAACAGACACCGCCACACCTACGAAACCGTTTTATTCGTCATCGAAGGAAAAGGCTGGACGGAAGTAGAGGATGAAAGAGTACATTGGGAGGCCGGAGATGCCGTTTACATTCCGTCATGGGCATGGCATAAGCACCAAAACCTGAGCGATACAGAACCTGCCAAGTATATTGCCTGTGAAAATGCTCCTCAGCTACAGAATTTAGGAGTTGCTTTGAGAGAAGAAGAGGGCAGAGATCTTTAAATCAGGTATAAATTATTTTTAATTAAAAAAATCAACATGAAAGATGTACCGTTTAAAGGGATTATCGCTTATCCCATTACGCCTTTTGATGAAAATGAAAAAGTAGATATTCCACTTTTTAAAAAGCTGGTCGAAAGACTGATTACTTCCGGCAGTCACGGAATTGCACCTCTGGGAAGTACAGGCGTAATGCCTTATCTGTCTGATGATGAAAAGGAAGCGATTACTGAGGCTACGATACAACAGGTAAAAGGCAGAATACCAACTCTGGTAGGCGTTTCTAATCTCACTACAGAAAAAACGATTCATCATGCCCGGTTTGCTGAAAAAGCAGGCGCTGATGCCGTGATGATTATTCCTATGAGCTACTGGAAGCTTACTGACGATGAAATTGTTGCTCATTATGATGCTGTTGCCAGTAAAATTTCAATTCCGATTATGGCTTATAACAATCCGGC is part of the Chryseobacterium lactis genome and encodes:
- a CDS encoding DMT family transporter; its protein translation is MMTNTISKDQAVSGWINGFIGVLLFSGSMPATKLAVMEMDPIFVTIARAVIAGILALSVLLIYKEKRPVKNQLFSLVLVAIGCVIGFPLLSSLALQYLTSAHSIVFLGMLPLATAIFGVLRGGERPHPVFWFFSVIGSLLVIGYAYSQGISASPIGDVLMLLAVILCGLGYAEGAKLSKTLGGWQVISWALVISLPIMLPLFFIYFPINLETVSFKGWFGLGYISLFSMFIGFIFWYKGLAQGGITSVGQLQLLQPFFGLALAAYLLHEQVSMGMLGVTVGVILCVVGTKKFAK
- a CDS encoding catalase yields the protein MKTNKQNNEKADQLKLHTTSNDNEKLTTNQGLKINNNQDSLKAGERGPSLLEDFILREKITHFDHERIPERVVHARGSGAHGIFKLHKNLAEYTKAGFLTQVDKETPVFVRFSTVAGSKGSTDLARDVRGFAIKFYTEEGNYDLVGNNMPVFFIQDAMKFPDLVHAVKPEPDNEIPQAASAHDTFWDFISLMPESMHMIMWLMSDRAIPRSLRMMEGFGVHSYKFINEEGKAHFVKFHFKPKLGVHSVAWNEAQAISGVDSDFHKRDLWEAIENGDYPEWDFGVQLIPEEDEHQFDFDLLDPTKLVPEDEVPVEIVGTLTLTRNPDNFFAETEQVAFHPGHIVPGIDFSNDPLLQGRLFSYTDTQLSRLGSPNFHEIPINRSVNTVHNNQRDGHMRQQIVKGKSSYDPNSTGGGCPFQAMMSEGGFTSHQERVSGAKIRERSKSFVDHYSQAKLFYNSQSNPEKQHLQNALVFELSKVTIPEVRERVVGQLAFINNSLASKVAEKLGVQVKKLKWPNQSLPADSNKAELQSEEKEPKTKASDTLSMQNTVKNTIKSRKIGFIIANGCDAKAINQLKKTIEQNGAKVELIAPSLAKVKADDGSELTPKHSLTSTASVCFDALFIGSGKQAVKELMVPENRHLVLHFINEAYKHCKAIYFGTDTEDLYHNSNVATKKHDDPAIITWEDATPGDKFISAIEKHRVWDLETERNT
- a CDS encoding CinA family protein; this encodes MEFQKNLLEYISQSLMTTGETISMAESVTSGCLQLAFSQMPNASLFYKGGMTTYTLPEKVRLLKVNRLEAEEYDCVSSDIAETMALKVAKLYESDWSIATTGYCTPIRNSGYKIFAYFSFSYKGEIILTKKLELHPKTQALNAQLYYTEFILGCFKSELNRFLILK
- a CDS encoding AraC family transcriptional regulator, whose amino-acid sequence is MKCGLTEEKQNLFVDTIEKEAYVWRENNWKHDDYEHVHQRAQLTFVEDGYQYFHIDQRIYLVPQHHVIWIPSGKAHKITSEAKTVNLMLFLFKSVFEDDFYRNVHVFSVPPVLKEMLLYASKWNKSLIENEEQDIFFKAILKSLPNFCKESNRLEIPVPADTRLIPVCQDINSNFKYNLDIDSLAEKAQMSVRSLQRTFKNETGITLQKYHQLTRILKSIELIDAQQYTLSEVAYKVGYQSLSAFTSSYFTVMKTKPRLNKNQAVS
- a CDS encoding Atu1372/SO_1960 family protein; translation: MAQNKAKILVLIHSDNGGTYELAKEIAKGIESENNANSYIKLVKASQNPALKDLPVATVDELTSYDGIAFGSPVYCGNISTGMSEFLSKTVQLWTNHGLEGVPATVFMSAGSGAGKELALQAFWNSLAVHGMVLVSNGIRGTEELNKSIPQGNTVLGVTSMASLKDVERPTKGERRLAELQGQHFAKVAFALKDTHSKKGIPVVENQQNFNDILKQKNIVLPQVPKPAGNYKPFVRSGNLVFINQVALKDGKILNPGKLGVEVNEQQVKDATKVTMLNVLSVLKEAVGGDLGKVKQCVQLTGIFNTKDDYTEHADLMNIASDLTVEVFGDKGKHARATFGASSIPVNSSVEIQAVFEVE
- the pdxR gene encoding MocR-like pyridoxine biosynthesis transcription factor PdxR is translated as MLRPWKLEFEIDKKLDKAIYLQIADTIIADIRSGRLKPGDALPGSRNLATMLTINRNTVVEAYQVLINEEWVISKERKGIFVSDQLPALHKKRTNHTKDAQDQSILPNSALINFDDGHPDSKIAPVTELARAYRQIFSIKAKWQMMGYADEHGDIEFRKMISRMLNHQRGMQIHENEISITRGSQMGMFLTAQSLLSSGDYIIVEDPGYQPAWQAFEYAGAQLLPVPVDQDGINVEEIEKLLHQHQNIKAIYITPHRQYPTTVTLSLSKRLRLIELCNQHHITIIEDDYDNEFHFGYRPILPISSFPELNNYVYIGTLSKVVAPALRIGYLATKNQELLKKIGSLRKIIDVHGDVIMEQAVLQLIKEGAVKKHIKKATVHYKNKRDFVFELLKKNFKDIADFTLPEGGLAFWIVPKTRLDWNKATTLLLEKNIKIIHPSQYSRNEVNGFRLSYGALSEEQLEQSIPIIAEVFSRLC
- a CDS encoding cupin domain-containing protein, giving the protein MDKKEFSSKDFHETFARPKYAKPSHLIHKNVENAGEHNQFSTERKHPVFFVDLPSKNVSMTIGGLLPGQQTNRHRHTYETVLFVIEGKGWTEVEDERVHWEAGDAVYIPSWAWHKHQNLSDTEPAKYIACENAPQLQNLGVALREEEGRDL